The window aAGGGGGAGGATCTGGACCTGGGCCTTCTGCAGCAGAGCGGGCGGGGCAAAGATCCGGTGAGGGACCACCTCTTGGCTCCAGGCGGATGGGTCGGTGAATGGACAGGGGTAATCAGCATGGCAACAGGTGAAGTTGTCATCACCCAGACCTGAGCAGTCGCTCTCAGAGTGCTTCTCATCCTTCAGGCCTGAGTAAACTAATGTAGACTGTTGGCTGGTGATGACGGGATGGTCCATGTTGGTGAATGGATTCAGGTCCAAGCTGTGTTATGGGGAGAATGAAAAAAAGATTCAGGCTTGTATTCTCGCTATTTTGACTACGGGCTTAGAAACGAGAGGGATGGAAATATGGAACATTGCATCACACAGGAAAGCCAGAGAAAACCCAAACATTACATTTAATTCGACTTCCATTCAGTTACAGTAACTCCATCTTAGTACTGGAACTGCAAAACCCAAATCTGATCCAAGTTTCCTCTCTAGCCGTTCACTGAGGATAAAAGGCCCTCCTTGTAGCAGGAGAAGCCCTGGGGTTAACGGCTGTGTATGGCTGGGTTGGAGGGAAACcatgagaggaggaggtagaaagGGTGGTATTACGGGAAGAATGATAGAGCTGCCAGCATGGTGGTGGAGCCCTCAAACCCTCAGCCTGTGGTGAACTCTTCAGGGCTGGGGAAAGCTCTGCTGGGGAAGACCTGGTTCTACCGCCTGGTATGGCTGAGTTGGAGGGAAACCATGAAGGGGGGGGGATCTTACGGGAAATAAATCATACCTGGCAGCATGCGTATGGGAGGCCCCAGCCCTTGTACCCTGCACAGGAGGGGTAAGCTGTGCTGTGGAAAGTTGTGCTGTGGCCTGGCGCCAGTAACCCACTGCCAAGGTAAAAGTGGAGGCAGGCATAGGCATAGTGACATAGTAGTCCCAGCTAGAGAGACCTAgacggaggagggagagagagacagagagtgggtgAGTGGACTGGTGAACTGTAACAGTTTGCACTTATCCGCTGTACACTGATCAGGAGTGTAGTACCTGTGTGGTGCAGGTGAGTGGGCTGGGCCTGGTTCTCTCCACTCAATAGAACCACACACTCCCTAGGGGCTCGTACCTGGGCCTGCCACGTCGACATGGCGACAGGAGGCTCCTGACAGGGGAAGAGGGCACGGTTGTTGATGGGGGAGCCGGCGGTGTAAACACATGACCTAGAGGAGTAAACGGTAAACAACTTCCTTCATCGTACTGTTCATGGGACATGCAGACTTGGTTTATCTACTGTATAGTTTGTTTCACCCTGAGAGTAGACAGATGGAAACAACTTCTGTCCTATATGTTATCAGTCTGAGCATGAAGCATACAGTAGATATTGATGTCCCACCTGTTGTCCTGATCTTTAGTCCACCTGACAGAGCCTCCCTCCGGCTTGGTCTTGTAGCAGACCCTCAGGGCTCGGGGGAACTCCAGGAGGGTCCGAACCCCCCTCTTCCTCACCTGCAGGCTCCAGCGGTCAATGTGGAAGATGAGGGGTCCCCCACCCTCAGAAGCAGGGGCATGACTGCACTGGAGGTACAGGTGGTGTTGCTTTTTCCATTGGGTGGACGGTAGGGAGATCAGCCTCTGAATGAGCACAGCTGATTGGCTGTCTGGTTGTGGTTcaacccctgacccctcaccctTGACCTCCTTTAGGAGACCCTGCATATCCGACACAGAGGTCACGTCCAACTCCTCTACTTTTGACACAGTGAGGTCACAGCAGTCCAGAACTAAGGTAAAGTCTCTGTGGCTCTCATCCTCCCAGGAGTCATCAGTTTGGGATggttggggtggggtgggggcgcCTTCCCCAGCCCCCTTCCCATCGCCAGCCAATGGGCCTGGCTCCAGGAAGAGCACCACAGTACCAGTGATAACCTTAGTTTGGAGGTGTATGTCCAGGTCCAAGACATAGTGTCTGACCAGGATGTGGTTGGTGTTGGCTCTGAGGGGCAAGTCGTTCCTGCCTGGGTccacatcaccatcaccatccatTTCTCATCAGAGGTCATCTATTTAATTCTAGAGGAAAACACAATGTCAATCAATCAACTGATAGATCGATCAATCAatatgtacagtatacagtacctaTCAACCTTATCAGCCAGGTAAGGTGGTCCACATACAGTGGctttggaaactattcagaccctttgactttctccacatcttgctacgttacagccttattctaaaattgattaaattgtttatttccctcatcaatctacacactataccccataatgacaaagcaaaaagtttacgcatttttgcaaatttatcacatttacataagtattcagaccctttactcagaaccttgttgaagcacctttggcagtgattacagccttgagtcttcttgggtatgatgctacaagcttggaatacctctatttggggagtttctcccattgttctctgcagatcctctcaagctatgtcaggttggatggagagcgtcgctacaatgctattttcaggtctctccagagatgttcgattgggttcaagtccgggctctggctgggccactcaaggacattcagagacttgtcgcgaagccactcctgtgttttcttggctgtgtgcttagggtcgttgtcttgttggaaggtgaacctcaaatcaaatcaaattttattggtcacatacacatggttagcagatgttaatgtgagtgttgcgaaatgcttgtgcttctagttccgacagtgcagtaatatctaagaaacctccgccccagtctgaggtcctgagcgctctggagcaagttttctctgtactttgctccattcctctttcactcgatcctgactagtctcacagtccttgccgctgaaagaaatccccacagcatgatgctgcccccaccatgcaccgtagggatggtgccaggtttcctccagaggtgacgcttggcattcaggccaaagagttcaattttggttccAGCAAaccagagattcttgtttctcatggtctgagattctttagacgccttttggaaaactccaagtgggctgtcatgtgcctttaactgaggagtggcttccgtctggccactctaacataaaggcctgattggtggagtgctgcagagatggttgtccttctggaaggttcttccatctccacagaggaactctagacctCTGTCAGAGggacaatcgggttcttggtcacctccctgaccaaggcccttctcccccgattcctcagtttggcctggcggccagctctagggagagtcttggtggttccaaacttctttaatttaagaatgatggaggccactgacaTGATGATGGCGCCGACAAAGATGTCAACTTCGCGTCTAGCTCTTATACAACTCtgcagtattttgtttgtttatgtactATTTTTTATGTTATTAGCTCAGGAATTgttttgtgtcattacatacagtcggaaagaactattggatattagagcgTCAGTAACTCACCAGAACTTCCAGCATTACGAGCAGGATTACCACTTCCCTGGAGCGGATCCTTTGTTTGCTCTCCCCAGAGCAATTGAACTttttccagaggctgacccaaaacaacaccGGCGAAGGAGAGGTACTCGAGATGGTCTTCTGGTCCGACTTAGGaagcgtgcacaccatccaccgctcccgagtattttactcgctaatgtccaatCTCTGGATAATAAAATTGATGAGCTCAAGGCGAGAGTTGCATTTCAGAGAGACACGAGGGATTGTAAcctgctctgcttcacggaagcATGGCTTGCTCGAGATATGTCTGACTCTGTAAAGCCATCTCTCCGGGAAGCAGAAGGGTGGAGGTATATGTTTTATGATTAATGACTTATGGCGTaactgtgataacatacaggaactcaagcccttctgttcacccgacctagaatatctcacaatcaaatgccgatcgTACTATCTCCCAAGATAATTTTCGGCAACAATAGCCACAGCGGTCTATATCACCCCCAAGcggataccacgacggccctcaaagaacttcactggactttatgcaaactggaaaccacatatcctaaggctgcatttattgtagatgGGAATTTTAACAAAGTCAATTTGAGGAAAAGGCTCCCGAAATTCTATCAACATATTGATTGTTGTACTCGCGCTGCTAAAACGCTCGACCGTTGCTATACTACCTTCCAGAAAGCATATACGGCCCTCCCCCGACCTCCATTCGGCAAATCGGACCACGATTCCATCTAGCTCCTCCTtacctataggcagaaactcaaacaagaaGCACCCGTGGTAagaactattcaacgctggtctgaccaatcggaatccacgcttcaagattgtttttatcacgcggactgggatatgttcagaGTAGCATCAGAAAATAATATCGACACATATACCGATAAGGTgaatgagtttatcaggaagtgcataggagatgttgtacccactgtgctTATTAAAACCAACCCCATCCAGAAACCGTGGTTAGGTGggagcattcgcgcaaaactgaaagcgcgaaacaCTGCATTTAACCAGGCCAAGAAGACTGGAATATggaagaatacaaacagtgtagttattccctctgcaaAGCAATCAAGCAGGCTAAACGTTGGTCTTGGGACAACGTTGAGTCCCAGtttaacggctcagacacgagacgtatgtggcagggtgtacagactagaggtcgaccgattatgatttttcaacgccgataccgataattggagggccaaaaaaagccgataccaattaaTTGGCCAatttttattcttttttttttaataatgacaattacaacaatactgaatgaacacttattttaacttaatataatacatcaaaatcaatttagcctcaaataaataatgaaacttgttcaatttggtttaaataatgcaaaaacaaagtgttggggaagaaagtaaaagtgcaatatgtgccatgtaagctaacgtttaagttccttgctcagaacatgagaacatatgaaagctggtggttccttttaacatgagtcttcagtattcccaggtaagaagttttaggttgtagttattataggaattataggactatttcatatacctttgactattggatgttcttataggcattttagtattgccagtgtaacagtatagcttccgtccctctcctcgctcctacctgggctcgaaccaggaacacatcgaaaacagccaccctcgaagcagtgttacccatccagagcaaggggaacaactactccaagtctcagagcaagtgacatttgaaacgctattagcgcgcaccccgctaactagctagccatttcacatcggttacaccagcctaatctcgggagttgataggcttgaagtcataaacagcgcaatgcttgaagcacagcgacgagctgctggcaaaacgcacaaaagtcctgtttgaatgaatgcttacgagcctgctggtgcctaccatcactcagtcagacagctctatcaaatcatagacttaattataacataataacacacagaaatacgagccttagggcATTAATATgatcgaatccggaaactatcatctcgaaaacaaaacgtttattctttcagtgaaatacggaaccgttccgtattttagcTAACGGGtggtctaaatattcctgttacattgcacaaccttcaatgttgtcataattacgtaaaattctggcaaattagttcgcaacgagccaggcggcccaaactgttgcatataccctgactctgcgtgcaatgaacgcaagagaagtgacacaatttcacctggttaatattgcctgctaacctggatttcttttagctaaatatgcaggtttaaaaatatatacttctgtgtattgattttaagaaaggcattgatgtttatggttaggtacagtcgtgcaatgattgtgcttttttcgcaaatgcgcatcccccgtttggcgaagttggctgtctttgttaggaagaaatagtcttcacacaattcgcaacgagccaggcggcccaaactgctgcatatacactgactctgttgcaagagaagtgacacaattttcctTGTTAAAAGAAatccatgttagcaggcaatattaactaaatatgcaggtttaaaaaatatatacttgtgtatagattttaagaaaggcattgatgtttatggttaggtacacgttggagcaacggcaGTCCTGTTTCGGATGCgtaccgcatcgattatatgcaacacaggacacgcTAAATAAactggtaatatcatcaaccatgagtagttaactagtgattatgactgattgattgttttttataagataagtttaatgctagctagcaacttaccttggcttcttactgcattcgcgtaacaggcaggctcctcgtggagtgcaatgtaaagcaggtggttagagcgttggactagttaactgtaaggttgcaagattgaatccccgagctgacaaggtaaaaatctgtcgttctgcccctgaacaaggcagttaacccaccgttcctaagccgtcattgaaaataagaatgtgttcttaactgacttgcctagttaaataaaggtgtaaaataaaatataatatatatccccactgtatatatatatatatatatatacagtggggagaacaagtatttgacacactgccgattttgcaggttttcctacttacaaagcatgtagaggtctgtaatttttatcataagtacactttaactgtgagagacggaatctaaaacaaaaatccagaaaatcacattgtatgatttttaagtaattaatttgcattttattgcatgacataagtatttgatcacctaccaaccagcaagaattccggctctcacagacctgttagtttttctttaagaagccctcctgttctccactcattacctgtataaaagacacctgtccacacactcaatcaaacagactccaacctctccacaaaggccaagaccagagagctgtgtaaggacatcagggataaaattgtagacctccacatggctgggatgggctacaggcaacaactgttggcgcaattattagaaaatggaagaagttcaagatgacggtcaatcaccctcggtctggggctccatgcaagatctcacctcatggggcatcaatgatcatgaggaaggtgagggatcagcccagaactacacggcaggacctggtcaatgacctgaagagagctgggcccacagtctcaaagaaaaccattagtaacacactacgccgtcatggattaaaatcctgcagcgtacgcaaggtccccctgctcaagccagcgcatgtccaggcccgtctgaagtttgccaatgaccatctggatgatccagatgaggaatgggagaaggtcatgtggtctgatgagacaaaaatagagctttttggtctaaactccactcgccgtgtttggaggaagaaggatgaatacaaccccaagaacaccatcccaaccgtgaagcatggaggtggaaacatcattctttggggatgcttttctgcaaagggacccgCTATCGAggactgcgggctctccttcaccgtggccgacgtgagtaagacatttaagcgtgttaaccatcgcaaggctgccggcccagatggcatccctagccgcatcctcagagcatgtgcagaccagctggctggtgtgttcacAGATATATTCAATCTCGCCctttcccagtctgttgtccccacatgcttcaagattgccaccattgtccctgtacctaagaaagcaaaggtaattgaactaaatgactatcgccctgtagcactcacctctgtcatcatgaagtgctttgagagactagtcaaggatcatatcacctccaccttacctgtcaccctagacccacttcaatttgcttaccgccccaatagatccacagacgatgcaatcgccaccacactgcacactgtcctgtcccatctggataagaggcatacctatgtaagaatgctgtccattgactatagctcagcattcaacaccatagtactctccaagctcatcatcgagcttgaggccctgggtctgaaccctgccctgtgcaactgggtcctgggctTCCTGACAagttgcccccaggtggtgaagttaggaaacaacacctcttcgctgatcctcaacactggggcccacaagggtgcgtgctcagtcccctcttgtactccctgttcacccatgactgcgtggccaagcacgcctccaactcactTTTCCAatgtggcttagcagttcagacgtctttttccgtattgtcgtgtcgtgtcctgtatatatatatatttacaccttttcttcacatatcttttatttattttattatccaagaactcaactacaaaagctttcctgcaaaagctttcctgcaacccgcttcaccaattacaataagtattatttacctcaatctgaaaatccatcgtggaagatagccaggggctaattcagaagctagcctgaaagctaaccagaagctactccgatagctagccagaagctaatctgtagctgccccgaaattagccggtttgctggctagcgttggtgtttcagctgcccacgttttgcggtcatcagctattcctttagctcgataatctaccggcacttttgtgcaacgcgactcggaccggagcattccgggactttttttctctcggtttccccggattccaaccgcaggctctggacacttgcaccttaaattcgcagctagttagctgcataccgtgtgactattggcttacgtcgaccccggagcaaactcaaatcatgctggagctagccagctgaggagttccatcaccatccggacccgtttcttttgttgctgctgc is drawn from Salvelinus fontinalis isolate EN_2023a chromosome 4, ASM2944872v1, whole genome shotgun sequence and contains these coding sequences:
- the aopep gene encoding aminopeptidase O isoform X2, whose product is MDGDGDVDPGRNDLPLRANTNHILVRHYVLDLDIHLQTKVITGTVVLFLEPGPLAGDGKGAGEGAPTPPQPSQTDDSWEDESHRDFTLVLDCCDLTVSKVEELDVTSVSDMQGLLKEVKGEGSGVEPQPDSQSAVLIQRLISLPSTQWKKQHHLYLQCSHAPASEGGGPLIFHIDRWSLQVRKRGVRTLLEFPRALRVCYKTKPEGGSVRWTKDQDNRSCVYTAGSPINNRALFPCQEPPVAMSTWQAQVRAPRECVVLLSGENQAQPTHLHHTGLSSWDYYVTMPMPASTFTLAVGYWRQATAQLSTAQLTPPVQGTRAGASHTHAASLDLNPFTNMDHPVITSQQSTLVYSGLKDEKHSESDCSGLGDDNFTCCHADYPCPFTDPSAWSQEVVPHRIFAPPALLQKAQVQILPLLPGCLAAAHATLGVHPFPRLDVLIVPAGFSSLGMASPHIIFLSQSVLCGEREGDGEREGVGGEQGLSLCGSRLCHELSHSWFGLAIGARDWTEEWISEGFATYLEDIIWARAQQLSSKETEEQSKLKALLRWRRLSDELQNSEEQLQILRPNMESTGQVSESGSSLVKHALNPEKAFMQVHYLKGYFLLRFLASKVGHEYFLHFFRLFVKKYHGQLILSQDFLQMLLETFPDMERQGLTLEAIYADWLDRPGIPKWLCEGRAVRTQTRLVEEVKAEAEHSLLTERRNNRPDQKM